The following are encoded together in the Clostridia bacterium genome:
- a CDS encoding DUF1538 domain-containing protein, translated as MTSPLCQALMEVITAVAPLTIAVASLGALFLDVSWTDLARIAIGASFAAIGLLFFLRGTRIALLPMGEIIGASLPARSSPALLVITAFVFSFSVTIADPSLHVLTAQVASLQDSSLSVRMLGVMISSGMGFLVTVAMLRIVLNIPSRLLFIAGYSIAILLSFFTVPELAPLFFDSGSAATGPMVVPCVIALGLGTASVLQRKRSLADEFGLVGLATLGPVLVMMVWGVIVRWTR; from the coding sequence TTGACGTCGCCGCTATGCCAGGCGCTCATGGAAGTAATCACGGCCGTGGCTCCACTCACAATCGCCGTCGCGTCCCTCGGCGCACTCTTCCTGGATGTGTCATGGACTGATCTGGCGCGCATCGCCATCGGCGCCTCATTCGCCGCCATTGGACTCCTCTTCTTCCTCCGTGGGACAAGAATCGCGCTTCTGCCCATGGGCGAGATCATCGGTGCAAGCCTTCCCGCACGTAGTTCCCCAGCTCTTCTGGTGATCACTGCGTTCGTGTTCAGTTTCAGCGTCACCATCGCAGATCCGTCGCTGCACGTACTCACTGCGCAAGTGGCCTCTCTCCAAGACTCATCCCTGAGTGTGCGCATGCTGGGCGTGATGATATCCTCGGGGATGGGCTTTCTGGTGACAGTTGCGATGCTCCGCATCGTCCTGAACATCCCTTCGCGGCTCCTGTTCATCGCGGGGTATTCCATCGCGATACTGTTGTCCTTCTTCACAGTGCCTGAGCTGGCGCCGCTCTTCTTCGACTCGGGTTCGGCGGCAACCGGCCCGATGGTAGTGCCCTGCGTAATCGCTCTGGGCCTTGGGACAGCTTCAGTTCTGCAGCGGAAGAGATCGCTTGCCGATGAGTTTGGCCTTGTGGGGCTCGCGACTCTGGGTCCTGTCCTGGTGATGATGGTCTGGGGGGTGATCGTCAGATGGACCCGATGA